Proteins found in one Mus musculus strain NOD/ShiLtJ chromosome 17 genomic contig, GRCm38.p6 alternate locus group NOD/ShiLtJ MMCHR17_CHORI29_IDD16_1 genomic segment:
- the Srsf3 gene encoding serine/arginine-rich splicing factor 3 yields the protein MHRDSCPLDCKVYVGNLGNNGNKTELERAFGYYGPLRSVWVARNPPGFAFVEFEDPRDAADAVRELDGRTLCGCRVRVELSNGEKRSRNRGPPPSWGRRPRDDYRRRSPPPRRRSPRRRSFSRSRSRSLSRDRRRERSLSRERNHKPSRSFSRSRSRSRSNERK from the exons ATGCATCGTGATTCCTGTCCCTTGGATTGTAAGGTTTATGTAGGTAATCTTGGAAATAATGGAAACAAGACTGAATTAGAACGGGCTTTTGGCTATTATGGACCACTCAGAAGTGTGTGGGTTGCTCGAAACCCTCCTGGCTTTGCTTTCGTCGAATTTGAGGATCCCCGAGATGCTGCTGATGCTGTCCGGGAACTAGATGGAAG AACACTGTGTGGCTGCCGTGTAAGAGTGGAACTGTCGAATGGTGAAAAGAGAAGTCGGAATCGTGGGCCGCCTCCCTCTTGGGGTCGTCGTCCTCGAGATGATTACCGCAGGAGGAGTCCTCCACCTCGGCGCAG ATCCCCAAGAAGGAGAAGCTTTTCCCGAAGCCGGAGCAG GTCACTTTCTAGAGATAGGAGAAGAGAAAGGTCTCTGTCTCGTGAGAGAAATCACAAGCCGTCTCGATCCTTCTCTAGGTCTCGTAG ccgatctaggtcaaatgaaaggAAATAG